A genomic window from Silene latifolia isolate original U9 population chromosome Y, ASM4854445v1, whole genome shotgun sequence includes:
- the LOC141627600 gene encoding uncharacterized protein LOC141627600 gives MSEIKAILQQQMAASQKQEALIAQLLAQNKASITNERKSKAAEPPIAIKLPFPARQLNTKIEQQFGKFLKVVKDLQVTVPFTELITQIPSYAKFMKEILSRNRSFDEVETIAFTAECSALLQNKSPPKLADPDSFFIPCFIGTHIIDNALCDLGASISVLPLSLAQKIGLTEFRCTNMTVQMADRSLSRPLGILEDVPVRVDKFFTPVDFVVLDTPEDTHTPIILGRPFLHTASTIIDVGARTLTFKVGGGGVRS, from the exons ATGTCAGAAATTAAAGCTATATTGCAACAGCAAATGGCTGCATCACAAAAGCAGGAAGCTCTTATTGCTCAGTTGTTGGCTCAAAATAAA GCGTCCATTACGAATGAAAGGAAGAGTAAAGCTGCTGAGCCACCTATTGCGATTAAGCTTCCATTTCCAGCGCGACAACTGAATACGAAGATTGAGCAGCAATTCGGGAAGTTTTTGAAAGTCGTGAAGGATCTGCAGGTAACGGTACCTTTCACTGAACTTATTACTCAAATTCCCTCAtatgctaagtttatgaaagaaattttgtctCGTAATAGGAGTTTTGATGAGGTGGAGACTATTGCTTTTACTGCGGAGTGTAGTGCACTCCTACAAAATAAGTCTCCACCTAAATTGGCCGACCCAGATAGTTTTTTTATCCCCTGTTTTATAGGTACCCATATtattgataatgctttatgtgacttGGGTGCTAGCatcagtgtcttacctttgtctttaGCTCAAAAGATAGGTTTGACTGAGTTTAGATGCACAAATATGACTGTCCAAATGGCAGACCGTTCCTTGTCGCGTCCTTTAGGGATCCTAGAAGATGTTCCTGTCCGGGTAGATAAGTTCTTTACACCCGTCgattttgttgttttggataCTCCTGAGGatacccatacccctattatCTTAGGGAGACCATTCTTACACACTGCTAGTACAATTATTGACGTAGGAGCGAGGACTCTGACATTTaaagtggggggggggggggtgagaaGTTGA